AAAAAAGAGTTAGGAGTAGATGTGATCACAGCATGAATAAGCTCTCTATATATAGACAGCAAGCCCAGGAATCTGGGAACAGAACTCCCTACCTTCACTTACATCATCTACTAGCAGCCATTTAGATAAAAAGTGCTGTTTTGCAAGAATTTTGACCCTTGGCCAGGACTGGACAGTGCAGGTAAATTCATGCAGTCACACTACTTTCCATGTTGGTGTTAGCAGAAATGAACAGTTATTAAGGTTAATAACaccattaaattaaaatatacacagcAATCAGCATTTCGGGTGTGATTTCCACTGTCTGTTTTTCTACTGCACAATTAGGTATACCAAGAGATGTGTACCAaccaaaataatcacaaaattaaGTGCAAATTAGGCTGCctttcagtaaaaacaaaaaaatgttgtttccacAGAATCCACTAAATCTGTCAGTAACAGATCTAGCCAGCAGTAGAAATACCATAAAGATTCTTCACACTAACACTGCATTCATAAGTATGTGTTATCGTTGTgttattatttcaaattattttttctactgTGTCTATGtggtaagatgttttttttttgttttagaaatacatAAAGGGTACCAACATACCTTTGCTCTCATTTACCTGAGTTAGTGGATGGATATCTGGAAACCCCTTTACTAATGGGGGCTTTAAAATACCACCAACGTATCTGAGAATATTTGGAGATGATGTAATAAATGGAGATTTAAGTAATGAATGTATAGGGCAGACTTACATGAGTGTCAACTTTGTCAGAGGCCAGCTTGTGCAGGTCCAGAAGAGCCTGGTTCACAGTCTTCTCCAGATGCAGAGCGGCCTGCAAGGCTTCCAGGGTGTTACTCCACTCATCACGCTCTAGTTTCTGAAGGAAAAATTGGTGttataactaaaaatgtttatgcattAGATTTCCATATACAGCACAAGGTAAGGgataacttttgttaaaaaataacacGTAACATTTCATTTctacacaagcattttttttagtttttaaaacaatacctAGTTCTATTTCTGAGCAGCTAAGTAGTTTTTTGGTTTCatctagaaaaaaagtcaaatgttacTACCTTGAGGTCCTGCAGGACAATGCGACCCCCACGCTTGTTCTGATATTTCATGAACTCCTCAGCGTGCTCCCTCTCCTCTTGGCTCTGCTTTTTGAAGAACTCAGCCACATGGGCAAGGGCCACGTCATCACGATCAAAAAAGCAAGACTGGGGAAAGAAAAGAGATTTTGTTGTAATTTCTAAAACCTAATTTTAGAGTTTACTCCGGctatatttacagtaaaaaacaggTATAAAATTTGACATGAATGTAAAAGACTTGTTGGGTCTTGCATTTATAATCAAACCTAAAGTACAGAAATTTGCAGAAGAcataagaaaggaaaagaaaaaaaaatatatttttataaagtatttgaaaaaaagtcacaataCTTACCATGGAGAGGTAGGTGTAGGAGGCATACAGCTCCAAGTTCACTATGCGGTTGATGGCAGCCTCACAGTCGCGGTTGAAGTTCTGGCGCACCTGGGATTCCATTTCGGTGTTTTGGTGGTTTTTTGTTGGcgcaaaaaaaaagtcacagaaaatCAGCTATAAATGGAAGATATCAGAAAAAAGAGTTAGGAGTAGATGTGATCACAGCATGAATAAGCTCTCTATATATAGACAGCCAGCCCAGGAATCTGGGAACAGAACTCCCTACCTTCACTTACATCATCTACTAGCAgccatttagataaaaaaaagtgctgttttGCAAGAATTTTGACCCTTGGCCAGGACTGGACAGTGCAGGTAAATTCATGCAGTCACACTACTTTCCATGTTGGCGTTAGCAGAAATGAACAGTTATTAAGGTTAATAAcactattataataaaatatacacagcaaTCAGCATTTCGGGTGTGATTTccactgtctgtttttttactgcACAATTAGGTATACCAAGAGATGTGTACCAACCAAATTAATCACAAAATTAAGTGCAAATTAGGCTccctttcagtaaaaaaaatgttgttttcacaGAATCTACTAAATCTGTCAATAACACATCTAGCCAGCAGTAGAAATACCATAAAGATTCTTCGCACTAACACTGCATTCATAAGTATGTGTTATCGttgtaagatgttttttttttagaaatacgtAAAGGGTACCAACATACCTTTGCTCTCATTTACCTGAGTTAGTGGATGGATATCTGGAAACCCCTTTACTAATGGGGGCTTTAAAATACCACCATAACTCCCCCCCAAATCCTCTGCATCCTTTTTGGGGAGTTAATGTGCAGTAGACGCATTGTTCCTCCACAATGGGACACTTCAAAATCAGTAAATTGTATCCAAAGCACTAATGATTCAAACTGTGTAGTTTTTCCTTGCATGAAATTTAGTTTGAATAATTGCCTATTTGATGAAAAAGGGGAAATATGGTCAACAGACAATCCCCTTCCTATACAGACTATTGTTTCTTCCTCACATTTAAAGTTTTCTAAGATTCTTCAATCTGCTTTGGTATTTTAATTACAGAGTGTACACAGAGAGAAAAGCCATACTGATGCAAACAAGAACCCATGCCCTTAGAGTTTTAGAGCTAATCAAACTGAAAAGGTGCAAGTAGGATTGGGCTGTTCATGCCCATACTAATCAGGCCACTCTTGAActagaaaatatatttcagcCCATACTGTGGTATTCCTGTGTAGGGAAAATGGACATTCTTAGCaagtatacaatatacaaatatgtacTTCCTAGTCTAAGGACCAAATCTTAAATTGTCTATAGCAGTGGTGTCCAACTTAAATAGGCCATATGACctcttgaataataataatattgtgattaAATGCTTTACTGTTTGTGGTTTGCCCTTCAGTTATTGAAGTTTTGACCATATTTCATATGTAATAATAAGGTCCACCTAATGAAGAACTTCTTTATTAGGAATACAATCATTCTTAtccctaatatatttttatttgtggttCCTAACAAATTGTGAGCTCTTTGGTTGAATATACTAACACAAATGAACAACCTGTAGCAAATGTTACAACCTTTATGTTTCAAACTCTTCAATCCAGTGTTGCAGGGCATCCCACAGCTTGGCAGGGAAAGTCTTA
This region of Pyxicephalus adspersus unplaced genomic scaffold, UCB_Pads_2.0 Sca549, whole genome shotgun sequence genomic DNA includes:
- the LOC140321067 gene encoding ferritin heavy chain B-like; translation: MESQVRQNFNRDCEAAINRIVNLELYASYTYLSMSCFFDRDDVALAHVAEFFKKQSQEEREHAEEFMKYQNKRGGRIVLQDLKKLERDEWSNTLEALQAALHLEKTVNQALLDLHKLASDKVDTHLCDYLESEYLEEQVKAIKQLGDYITNLKRLGVPQNGMGEYLFDKHSL